From Thalassovita sp.:
CCTTGAGGCGGTGAATCGCGCGGATACGCCCTTGATTGTGGCCTATCTGATTGTGGTGGGGCTGATCTTTGTGCTGACCAACACCCTTGTTGATCTGATCTACGCGCTGGTCAATCCAACCGTCAAACTGGCGAGGATGGGCGCATGAGCAACCTGCTGATCACCCCGCCACCGTCGCGCTGGGCCCGGTTCTGGACCTCACCGCTGGGCGATAGCCTGCGTGGCAATCCGGTGGCGCTGGTGGCCTTGCTGGTGTTTTCCGTGATCGTGGTGCTGGCCCTGCTGGCGCCGGTAATTGCGCCCTTTGACCCCTATGATCCCACCCAGATCGATATCATGAACTCGGACCTGCCGCCTTTCTGGATCCCCGGGGCAGATCCGCAGTTTGTCTTGGGCAGCGACGATCAGGGCCGCGATATGTGGTCGGCGATCCTTTATGGCACCCGACTGTCGCTGCTGATTGGGCTAGCGGCGGTTGCGCTGCAGGCAACCCTGGGCATCGCGATCGGCCTGGCTGCTGGATACTTGGGTGGGCGGGTTGATAGCCTCTTGATGCGGCTTGCTGACATTCAGCTGAGTTTTTCGACCCTGATGCTGGCGATTGTGGTGCTGGCGGTGACCCATGCCATGTGGGGCGCGGCGGTTTTTGACCGCTATGCGGTGGTGGCGGTGATTGCCGTGATTGGGCTGGCCGAGTGGCCGCAATATGCGCGCACCCTGCGGGCCACGGTTCTGGCCGAGCGGCAGAAGGAATATGTCGACAGCGCCCGGGTGCTGGGCTTTGGCCCGCTGCGCATCATGCTGCGCCACATCCTGCCAAATGCAATGTCGCCGATCTTTGTGATCTCCACCGTGCAGGTGGGCAATGCCATCATCGCTGAGGCCTCACTCAGCTTCCTTGGGCTGGGGCTGCCGGCCAGCCAGCCCTCGCTTGGGGCGCTGATTGCCTCGGGGTTTGACTATATTTTTGCCGGCAGCTGGTGGATCACTGCGCTGCCCGGCGGGGTTCTGGTGGTTCTGGTTCTGGTGATCAACCTGCTGGGGGATTGGCTGCGTGATGCGCTGAACCCGCGGCTTTATAAGGTGTAGCGATGTCCCTGTTGTCTGTTCGCGATCTCACGGTGAAATTTGCCATGCGCAGCCAGACGGTGACGGCGCTGCATCAGATTAGTTTTGATCTGGCGCGGGGCGAACGGCTGGGCATCGTGGGCGAATCCGGGGCGGGCAAATCGATCACCGGCTTTGCGTTGATGAAGCTGCTCAGCGCACCGGGCTACATCGATAGCGGTACGATCCAATTTGACGGCACCGACATCACCCAAGCGCCTGAGGCGCAGATGCGCCGGATCCGCGGTAACCGCATCGCGATGGTGTTTCAGGATCCGATGGTCACGCTGAACCCCGTGCTAACCATTGGCCAGCAGATGGTGGAGACCCTGCGCGCCCACCGCAAACTGTCCCGGCGCGACGCCCAAGAGATCGCCCTGACCAAACTGCGCGAGGTGCAGATCGCAGCGCCGGAGTTGCGGCTAAAACAATATCCTCATGAGCTGTCCGGCGGCATGCGGCAGCGCATTATCATCGCCATGGCACTACTGCTGGATCCCGACCTGATTATCGCGGATGAGCCGACAACCGCATTGGATGTGACCATTCAGGCTGACATCATGGAGCTGCTGCTGAAGCTCTGTCAGGCCAATAAGGTGGGGCTAATCTTGATCACCCATGATCTGGGCGTGGTCAGCCAGCTGACCGAACGCACCCTGGTGATGTATGCCGGCCGCATTGTGGAGGCGGGCAAAACCCGCGAAATCATCAATGACCCGCAGCACCCCTATACCCAGGGGCTGATCAACGCGCTGCCACAGCAGACCCTGCCGGGGCAGATGCTGAAGCAGATCCCCGGTGCCATGCCGGTTCTGACGGATATTCCCCCCGGCTGCCCGTTCAGCCCGCGCTGCGCTTTCGCACTGGCCGAATGTCGCCGCCTGCTGCCGCAGATCATGCAGCAGGGCAGCAGTGAGGTCGCCTGCCATGAGGTGAACCGCCTGCACAGCGACCTTCTGCTGGAGGAGGGGCGATGAAGGACACGACGACAGCGCCCGAACCCCCACTGCTGGAGTTGCGCGGCGTGGAAAAACGCTTCGCCCTGGATCAAAGCCTGCTGGAACGGCTGCGCTTTCGCGACGGGCGGTTGCGCATGGACCGCCGTGAGGTGCATGCGGTCAACAATGTCTCGCTGACCGTCAATCGGGGGGAGGCCCTGTGCGTTGTCGGCGAAACCGGCTGCGGCAAGTCCACCGTGGCCCGGCTAGTGGCGGGGCTGCTGGCCCCTTCGGCAGGGGAGGTGCGCTATGCCGGCGCGCGCATTGACAATCAAAGCCGCCGCGATCTGGCCCCTCTGCGGCGCCGGATGCAGATGATTTTTCAAAACCCCTATGCCTCCCTCAACCCGCGCATGACCATCGCGCAGGCGCTTGAGGAACCGGTGCGCTACCACAACCCCGATCTGGCGCCGGTTGATGTGCGCGCCAAAGTGCTGGAGGTGATGCAGGCGGTCGGGGTCGATCCCTCATGGCGGGATCGCTATCCGCATGAGTTTTCCGGCGGCCAGCGTCAGCGTATTGCCATCGCCCGTGCGCTGACCGTGGATCCCGAGTTTATCATCGCGGATGAACCACTGGCGGCGCTGGACGTCTCGATCCAGGCGCAGGTGCTGAACCTGATGCTGGAGGCCAAGGTTGCGCGGGGGCTCACCTACCTCTTCATCACCCATGACCTGAGTGTTGTGCAACATTTCGGTACCCGTGTGGCTGTGCTCTATCTTGGGACGGTCTGCGAATTGGCCGACACGGCCACGCTCTTTGCGGCCCCCAAACACCCCTACACCCGCGCGCTGCTCTCTGCGGTGCCACAGATGCGGGACGGTATGCCGGACCACATCCGCCTGAAGGGGGAAATCCCGACACCCATCACCTTACCAAAGGGCTGCCCCTTTGAAACACGCTGTGCATATGCCGATCAGCGGTGTAGGGTTGAAAAACCGCGCCCGCAGCAGCAGCGCGATGGCAGCCTTGTGGCCTGTCACGCTGTTGAAGAGGGGCGGGTGGATTGAGTGACAGAGCAGAGCGCAATTTTAGACGACCATAGACCCAGGTAGGACGGACCCCGGATTGGATATTCTTTGGCTCAAAGATTTTGAGGCTCTGGTGGCGCAGAAGAACTTCTCGCGCGCAGCTGAGGAGCGCAACGTCAGCCAGCCGGCCTTTTCCCGCCGGATCCGCGCGCTTGAGGATGAGGTGGGCGTCAAGCTGATCAACCGCCAGACCCTGCCCCTGTCGTTGACCCCTGCTGGTGAAGTGTTCCTCAGCCAGGCGCGGCTGATGCTACGCACCTATCATGAAACGCTGGAACGCTGTCAGGTGATCGATGCGGCCGGGGAAAACGTCATCCGGTTTGCCACCTCGCAGTCGATCTACATGACCCATTATAAGAAGCACATCGCGCCGCTGGTGCAGGCGGGTGGGCTGGACATCGATCTGAACTCAACCTCATGGGCGGCTGATCAGTTCGTCACCGCGCTGCAGCAGCGGTATTGCGATGTCATCCTGACCTATTGGCATCCGGCGATGGATTTTCTAGCCCCGCTGGAGGTCAGCCAATGCGACTACATCACTCTGGACCGGGATGAACTGCTGCCGGTGGCCAAGGTGGGGCCCAATGGACCGATGCATGAGCTGAAGCGCGGGCAGAACAAACCGGTGTCTCTCCTGTCCTATGGTTCGGCCTCGGCGCTGCGCTCGGTGCTGGATCACATGCTGCATCAGCAGATCGAACGGCCGAATGTTCTGGTGGTCAACCAGAACGCGCTGGCGATCTCGGTCAAGGCGATGATCATGGAAGGCTTCGGCATGGGCTGGTTGCCACGTGAGCTGTGCAAAGACGAATTGGCCGATGGCAGTCTGCAGGTGGTGGGGGATGACAGTTTCACCAGCCCGCTTGAGGTGCGGCTCTACCGGGATCGCGACAATCAGAAGCCGACGCTGGGCCATCTCTGGGGCAAAATGCGCGATATCGCCGTGCACGCCAGCTGATCGCGCGGCCGCCACCGGATGGCTGGCGGTCATATGCGAGTGGTAGATGGCCGGAATTCAACTTTTACGATTAATTTCTGCGCTGTTCCCCTGCGCTGAACCCTCTTAAATAGGGCAGAAAGGCGCGCTGATAAGGCCCTTGTGGCATTCGTGCTGACCGCTGCTGACAAAA
This genomic window contains:
- a CDS encoding oligopeptide/dipeptide ABC transporter ATP-binding protein, which encodes MKDTTTAPEPPLLELRGVEKRFALDQSLLERLRFRDGRLRMDRREVHAVNNVSLTVNRGEALCVVGETGCGKSTVARLVAGLLAPSAGEVRYAGARIDNQSRRDLAPLRRRMQMIFQNPYASLNPRMTIAQALEEPVRYHNPDLAPVDVRAKVLEVMQAVGVDPSWRDRYPHEFSGGQRQRIAIARALTVDPEFIIADEPLAALDVSIQAQVLNLMLEAKVARGLTYLFITHDLSVVQHFGTRVAVLYLGTVCELADTATLFAAPKHPYTRALLSAVPQMRDGMPDHIRLKGEIPTPITLPKGCPFETRCAYADQRCRVEKPRPQQQRDGSLVACHAVEEGRVD
- a CDS encoding LysR family transcriptional regulator, producing MDILWLKDFEALVAQKNFSRAAEERNVSQPAFSRRIRALEDEVGVKLINRQTLPLSLTPAGEVFLSQARLMLRTYHETLERCQVIDAAGENVIRFATSQSIYMTHYKKHIAPLVQAGGLDIDLNSTSWAADQFVTALQQRYCDVILTYWHPAMDFLAPLEVSQCDYITLDRDELLPVAKVGPNGPMHELKRGQNKPVSLLSYGSASALRSVLDHMLHQQIERPNVLVVNQNALAISVKAMIMEGFGMGWLPRELCKDELADGSLQVVGDDSFTSPLEVRLYRDRDNQKPTLGHLWGKMRDIAVHAS
- a CDS encoding ABC transporter permease, with the translated sequence MSNLLITPPPSRWARFWTSPLGDSLRGNPVALVALLVFSVIVVLALLAPVIAPFDPYDPTQIDIMNSDLPPFWIPGADPQFVLGSDDQGRDMWSAILYGTRLSLLIGLAAVALQATLGIAIGLAAGYLGGRVDSLLMRLADIQLSFSTLMLAIVVLAVTHAMWGAAVFDRYAVVAVIAVIGLAEWPQYARTLRATVLAERQKEYVDSARVLGFGPLRIMLRHILPNAMSPIFVISTVQVGNAIIAEASLSFLGLGLPASQPSLGALIASGFDYIFAGSWWITALPGGVLVVLVLVINLLGDWLRDALNPRLYKV
- a CDS encoding ABC transporter ATP-binding protein, translating into MSLLSVRDLTVKFAMRSQTVTALHQISFDLARGERLGIVGESGAGKSITGFALMKLLSAPGYIDSGTIQFDGTDITQAPEAQMRRIRGNRIAMVFQDPMVTLNPVLTIGQQMVETLRAHRKLSRRDAQEIALTKLREVQIAAPELRLKQYPHELSGGMRQRIIIAMALLLDPDLIIADEPTTALDVTIQADIMELLLKLCQANKVGLILITHDLGVVSQLTERTLVMYAGRIVEAGKTREIINDPQHPYTQGLINALPQQTLPGQMLKQIPGAMPVLTDIPPGCPFSPRCAFALAECRRLLPQIMQQGSSEVACHEVNRLHSDLLLEEGR